Genomic DNA from Candidatus Nitronereus thalassa:
TGCATAAATTTTCTGCCGCTTTTTCGTCGCAACACGACTTGAGAGACGACTCAAACCCAGCCTTTCGTAATATCCATCGCCATCTTTGGTCTAGGCTCTACCCCATAATCCTGTCGGTTTGAATAGATACCTGCTCTTTTCCCGCCATAACCTTGAAGTGGCATTTACCTTTTGGCTAACTTTACGACTCACCAAAGACCGCATGGGGTTTCATAGACAATTTCGGATGTGTCAAGGTTCCAATCATGATTAACGGCAAAAATTACTACCAAATTCTCGGTGTGCCCGAAGACGCTCTTCTCAAGGAAGTACAGAGTGCCTGGCGGAGATTAGCCAAAGAAAATCATGAAGATGTCGTACCCGAATGGGAACGGCAAGCCGCCAAGGAGCGGATGATCGTCATCAACGAAGCCTATGCGGTCCTCAGTGACGAAAACAAGCGGGCCGACTATGACAATGGGCACATGCTTAATGGTGGATCAAAGATTGAACTGGTGAGGAGTCGAGTCAGAAGGGCAAAAGAAATCATTCAAAAACCATGCTCGCTGATTACCGTAGAAGATATCAAAATGATCGAGTCCATCATTGATTACCTTGAAAGAAAAAACCAAGAGGCCTGTTTTGCCAAAATGAGTGATTTGCTGCTCGAACAACCTAGCATGGCAAAATATACAGTTTCCCTAGCTTTTGATGAACAGCTCTTAAATGTAGAAACACAATTGCTGGACACCCTACTGGAAAAGGCGTCGTACGTCATCACGTTTGAAAAAGTCTATCTTTATGGAGAAGACATTATTGGGGTAACCGGCAAAGAAAACAAAGAAAGAAATTACAACCAACTGGCCCGAATCCTATTCCATCGTCAGGATTTGGCGAAATACTTTGTGTATCCAGCTTTTCAAGAGCAAGTCTCCGGATGCGAAAGCAGCCTCCTTCGAACTTTGCTACGCGTTGCCCCGGAAGTCCTGACGCAAGAGGATTTTGACAACTACGTCAATTCCGTCAACGACATCCGCTGGCATATCCATCACAACTTAAGAAGCTATAACGAACAAGCCATTGACTGGATTCTTCGGGCCAGACCAAACCTTAAGAGAAAACCAGAAAAGAAAAAATCTAAAAAGGAACTGCCCTTTCCATTACGGTCAGGGTCATGAATACAAGATTTTTTAACTATAACTACCCACTATGACCAGGACATTTAACTTAAGATCATTCTTATCAGACTACGTTGCAAATCAATGTGGTTTCACAAGACCCAACCCCCAAACAATGCCCTCATTTCCGCTCACCCGGCATTCAGTACCGGTTCTTTTAACCCAAATTCATAACCCTGATAATTCCCACTGATATGCGAGTAGCGGCGATTAGCCCATGTACTGACCGCTTCTTTATCCGCACCGTAACGCCGATCTAAGACATCATGGAATTTTGTCATATCCCCGTCAATTTGAAGGATATCCTCATCGGTGATTTTATCCCATTTGGCTTTCAGTGGGTCTTGTAGATTTTTCCAAAATCCTATGAACTGTTGTTGATTCATAACGTTCTCCTCATATTGTTGGATGAGTACCGATCCTGCCCATAAAAATGGAGAATCGATTGGTGAGTAAATATGATTGGTTTTTCGGTCATACCGCGTGTGTATATTGCTGCAAGCATCAAGCATCACTCCAGAGAAGACCTCAGGGGAGTGAACTGATGGACTTAATCACTCCGCTCTTTGACCGTGACGGTCCGGAAAGACCTCTTCAGAAACCTGACATAATGGTCAGCGTTACAGTCACCGTTGCAAAGCAACAGCAATCCTTGGCCCAAGGTGTGGCGTAGAAGCGACGGGGACGAGGAAATCAGACGCGCATGATAGGAAATCAAAAAGCGCGTGAGATGAGGATGTCAGCGGGGCTCAATACGTCATGAATATACGCTAAACTCTATCATGAGGCCAAGTCAAGGAAAATCAAGCTTCCCCCTGCGATCAGAAGCATAAGACTTCCTAGACACAACACAAAATTCCTGTTTAATATCTCGTTTTCTAACTTGAGAATATTCCTCAGCGATACGCCTCTCTAAAAAATTACTCCGGCCACGAATACCGAGTCCACAACCGGCTGAGGCCAATATGATCACTACCAGACGTTCCCGGCACCCGGTGTGTAGCTTGAAGCAATCACGCTCTTGGCCTGCATGGTTTCACATTTCACAATCCCATCACAATCAACCAATGCGGCCTTTAATTTGACGGTGGCTGCAGAAACATCCAACGTAGAAGCATTGATTTTCACCTTGGCCGAAGAGGAAATTTCAATCCCGCTTGATGTCAATTTGATCACATTACCATTCGTATCCATGATGTGAACCTGGCCTCCTGAGCCGTCTTTAATCTCGATCCGCTGTCCAGCAGGCGTGCGTAATTCCATCGACTCCTGCCCTTCTTTATCATTGATCCGCAATCGCACGCCGCTTCGGGTCTTCAAAGTTTTAAGGTCGTTGTTCCCTTCCCCGTCCATGGACTCCGGCGGTTGGTCTTGTCCGTTCCACAAGGCCCCGACGACATAGGGGGCGCCGGGGTTGCCTCCTTCAAACGCCACCAAAACCTCATCCCCAACATCTGGAATCCACCAGGTCCCACGTCCCGCCCCAGCCATTGGGCAGGCGAGACGAGCCCAAACCTGTAACGGAGGTGCTTTACCGACTCCAGGCAACGTACTACCAGATACCTCCGCAGCAGGGGCCCACGGCAACTCGACCTGCACCCGACCGAGTTGATCAGGGTCTTTTACGTCGTTGACCAGCGCCGGGTACACGCCGAACCACCGGTCGGCTGGTATTTCGCGGATTCGTGGATATGGGCTTGCGTGGTAGGATTGGTTTCTTTCGAATGGTGTTATCACCTGTGACCTCCTTTTTCGAACGGCGCGGAGCCTTGCGATTCAACCAGGCACGTTCGGCTACAAATTCAGTTTGGAAACCTGTGAGCGACGAAAACGAATGAGTGACGGCTATAAGATAATAATCTCCCTCAAAAAATGAACCTACTTGTGAAATGTTTACCACCGTACCGACACGCAGCTCGGGATGGTCCAAAGCTTTTCCTGTGGCGCGCACAAACTCACCGGCTTTTTCTCGATAAAATTGTTTAGCAAGCGTCTGGGCCTGTTCTCCCGAAGTAGGCAGACTCTTCACTTCGTGGATAAGAGTATGACCACCAGTGAATTCTTTCAAAATCTTGGCCGCGGTTTGGCCCCCTGCGCTCACAGAGCCTCCCAAGCTTGAGTCTTTGCCAACTCCGGTAATGCGTTGTTTCATACCAACATCCCAGCCAGTGACGCGCAACTCTGTGCCTTGTCCTTGGAGATCTGCCCGCGCGTGAAATTGAATGAGATTTTTACCCATGGCCAGATCAATGGGACCAGACATCCGCTCCTCGCGTGTCACGGCATGCAGCGTGTTGTCTTCAATCCACAATTCCCCACCAGCCGCCCGTACACGTTCAAAACAAAACCCCAGATCAGTTTGGTTAAATTGCACCACACGTTCATGCGTCGGGCCACCAAGCGAAATTTGAGGAGTGAGGCCGTGCTCACCAGCAATGACGTTCAAAATGTCAGCGTCGGTCACGGATTCAAAAATTCGGTTTCGTATCAGCAGGCCAAAATCCGATAAACGATCCTCTGCGGTAATAACGATTTCCGGCGGATACGAAAGAGTGGTGTGTCCCTCAATGGCAGTAATCTGCCCGGAAAAAAGAATCAGCGCCGAATCCCCGGATTTGACTCGAAACATGATCTTCCGCCCAAAATCTAGATATGCCTGATCAAAATAGAGAAAATTGGGTTCCGAACTCGACGATGAACTTCCCCAATTCAGGAATCGAGCGGAAGCCACCGCATGGCCCTGCACGGAAGAGGTCAACTGCATTTCCAGAAGGTGTTCACCAAGCTTTTCGACCACCGTACCATCGATCAGAATTTCGGGTCGCAAGCTTACAGAAAAATCCGAGGTCTCTAACATACAAGGCCTCCTACGTTGTATATGAAATTATTGAAAAACCAGGCGGTATTATAAGGAAAAAGAACTAACGATTCGAGGATTTATTCAGATAAACATTATTGATGGACTCTTTGGCATTCTCAAAAAACAAAAAGCCGTTAATTCTGTTCTGTAAAAACTCAATTTACTAATCCTTCGTTCACTCTACCTTTTTATTGAAACAATTGGTTCGTAAAGTCACCATTCCACTTGGATACGATTGTAAGTCCAATCTATGGAAAAGATTCCAAGCCCAATCTGAATAACCGCTGATACAAGGGCGGCCATCGCCAAAACCATGAACCAGAACTGCGTTTTCCTATTCCTTCTCTCCTGCTCGTCAAGGAGGCGGCGCAGCAATATACTATGAATCGCGTCAGCCATAACAATAGCTTCATGCCTCACGTTTTCGTTAGGAATTCCTGTGTTCGCTAGCACACCAACAGCGGACTCTAACTCAGCGTTAGTTGCTGAATGGATTGAACGATTTCGAATTGCGTTCCGGACGCTATTAAAGTCAACAAAATTGGACATCATATTTCCTTGAAAATTACTTTTCATTCGGATTCTTTTGTTAATAAAAGGCTATAGCTTTACATGGGAAAAGATCAATATACGAACGGAAACGAAAACCATAATATTAACAAAAGTGGATTCCTGATTATAGATACCCTGTACGACCGAAAGATAGAAAAATTGCTAAATTACTCCATTCCTTTTTCAAATCAACGCCACCGCTTTGAAGTGGGCATGGACTTTTTGGCCAGCGTGGAGGTTAAGTTCGTGGAAGGATTTTCTGGTGATCATGGCGAGGAGCGGGCAGCCAACGTCTAGTTTTACTTCCATGGCGTATTGGTCGATTGGAGATTCTTCGATTTCAAGCACCGTGGCTTCCAAAGAATTGAGCACGCTGCTGGTTGCTGCGGGAGCGCCGACTACTAAACTGACATCGCGCGCGTGAATTTGCACTCGCAATGGTGCACCTACTCGCATTTCCTGTTTGGGAATAAAGAGCGACCGTCCTTCGAACTCCACACGAGTTAATCCAAACTCGGGCTCGTGTTCGGCAACCTTGGTTTCGAGGATTGCGCCAACCATGTTTGGTTCCACCAAACCTGGTAGATCCAATCGGGCAAACACTTCTTGGATTGGGCCAGTGGCGACAACCTTCCCTTCCTTCAGCAAAACCATGTGATTTGCCAATTGTAAAATCTCATTGAGATCATGGCTGACATAGAGAACAGGAATTTGCAGATCTTGATTTAGCCGTTGGATGAAGGGAAGAATTTCTTTTTTCCGTTCCTGATCAAGAGAGGCTAAGGGTTCATCCATTAACAGCAATTGAGGGCTAATGAGCAGCGCCCTCCCAATCGCCACCCGCTGCTGCTCCCCTCCTGACAACTGATGCCCTCGACGTTCTAAAAGCTTTTCCAGGCCTAACAATTCAACTACTTGCTCAACGTGAATGTGTCGGTCGGAGAGCTGAATCCGTTTCATCCCATATTCAAGGTTTTGTTTGGCATTAAGATGCGGGAATAGGCGGGCATCCTGAAACACTATTCCTACCCGTCTTTTCTGAATGGGAAGAAAGGTGCTTTCATCTTGCCACATGTCTTGACCGAATTTGAGATACCCTTTCGATGCACGCGTGAGTCCAGCGATGCACCGTAACAATGTCGTTTTTCCACTCCCTGACGCTCCAAAGATCGAGAAAAGGGTTGGGGGTCAGGTCTTGCAATAACACATTCCCCTTGAGCGAATTCTTGCGGCTTCCCCTAAACCATTCAAGTGCGATGATTGAATGGCGAGATTCAGAAAAGATGGCCAAGGGCGATATGGCATTTCAAGACCTGCCCCTCGCGATGAGCGGGAAACGGGTTCTCAGGCCACCAACATTGCGATTGATTCGTATTCTTTCGCGAACCCTCAGGCTATTTTTTTCTCTTTTGAGGTTTCCGTTTTTTCTTTTTTTCCCTTTGCTCCTCCTCATCCTTCTCTATTTCTTTTCGCAATTCCTCCATACTGGGTTCCCCGCTGGGATGTGTTACCGTCAAGGCGTAATCCTGTTTCGTGAGTTTGATGACATCGATCTCTTGATCTAAAAACCCTTGAATCTCCTCAAGCCGTGGCTTTTCTTCTTTGCTGCAGAACGAAATCGCGATCCCCTTTTTGACGCCACGCCCGGTTCTTCCTACACGATGTACGTAGTTTTCTGCCTTATCTGGCAAGTCATAGTTCAGCACATAATGCACATCGGGAATGTCGATGCCGCGTGCGCTGACATCGGTGGCGATTAAAATCTGACAGGCCCCGGCTTTAAAGGCCTTCATCACCTCAGCCCGGTCATGCTGATCCTTTTCCCCATGAATCGTTAGCGTGTCTATCCCGACACGACCCATCGCCTTGGCGACCCGTTCCGCGCGTACTCGCGTCCGGACAAACACGATCACCCGGCTCTCAGGATTATCAGTCAAGAAACGCTCAAGGAAAAACCGTTTATCATCCATTTCCACGAACATCACATAGTGCGAGACATTTTTAGAGACACGGTTGTCCGGCGAGATTTGAATCCGGATCGCCGATGTTCTCACCTGAGAATACGCCAGTTTTTTGATGTCGGCATTGATGGTTGCTGAGAAAAAGAGCGTTTGATGGTGGTGTCGCAGCTTTCTTTTGATCGCATGAATATCTCGAATAAATCCGAGATCGAGCATGTGATCGGCTTCATCCAACACCAGGGTTCGCACATGATTCAGCAGCACATACCCCTGACTGATCAGATCAAACAGTCGGCCGGGTGTCGTAATGAGCACATCAATGCCCTTCTGAAGTGTGTGTATCTGCGGGTCCTGCTCAACGCCGCCATACATGGCAAACGCCTTGACCTTGGTGTGTTTGGAAAGTTGAGCAAAGACCTCTCCGATCTGCATCGCCAGTTCGTGCGTTGGCACCATGACAATACATTGGATACCATTGGAACGTTGGCTCCTTTTCCACTGGTCGATCTGATTAATGATCGGGATGGCAAAGGCTGCCGTTTTCCCCGTTCCTGTTTGGGCAATGGCCAGGACATCTTCCCCCGCCATGATCGAGGGCATGGCTTTAAATTGGATGTCCGTTGTTCTGACAAACCCGAGTCGGGACAGGTTATTTTTCAAAGCATCTGAAATGGGATATTTTTCAAACTTCATGGTGTTTCCATACGTCTTCTTCTCATTAAATCCGGCACAACAGGGAAGATGAATCAGTCCATCACTCAGAAAGTCTTGCGCCTAAGTGCTTCATGAAACTGGAAGCATGATTGTATATCGCGAGCGCACCTGTGTCGTTATATTGTTCATGATTGTGTATCACAAAATTTCGATAGGCATCCTGTAAAAGGGTCAAGTGCATGGCCGCTTCTGAATAGAATCGGTGGTCACTTTGCCAAATTTCAGGCGTGAACTCTTTAGGCAATTGATCAATTTCATGAATCTTGTCTTGGATTTTCTTCATGATCAACTCCCAGTTTATTTGTTCATCGGACAGGTGAAAATGTTTGGCAAGAACACGCAGTCCAATTTCTATAACGCGCATGAGATGGAATACGCATGCCGTGTTTCTTGATGTTGCATAAGATTTACCCGCCTCTTCAATATCTTCTCTCGCAGACTCAAATCGAGAAACGTTTACGCCAAATGTTTCCAATGGTTTCAAATAGAACTGCTGTTTTTCCGTCGGGATGCACAGAAATAGTTTCTCTGAAATTTCATCATACAGGCACTTGTAGAATTCCTTGTATTGAAGAGCCAACTCATCATACGTAGGTGAACCATCAATAGTTTTTTCGATATCCTCGAGTTTAGTGACGCAACTCTTAAGTGGTACCCCCCTACAATCCTCCTTAATTTCCCCAACTTCCTCCCTCGACGAAGCCAATGTCTTGTCGTTGATTTTTTCATAACGATACTCTGCCCTCTCAATGAGCCGAATCACGCTCGTCAACCTGGAACTAATGGCAATATACCGGTCTACTGAAAATTGAAGCATGTACTATACCCTCACCAATAAAGAAGGTTTATTGTTCTACAGAGCGGCCAACTTAGGGCAATCAGTTTCACATCATTTACAGGCACTTCCTCCTCAAGAATCACGACTGTATTCTCTCAGGATATAGGTGGCAACACCAACATAAACGTCACAGTAGAATATAAAAATATGAAAAAACCTTCTGTGCAAGAGGTAAAAATCAAGAAGACACAATTCTTAACCTCGGCTAACTCAACGCCACCGCTTTGAAGTGGGCATGGACTTTTTGGCCGGCGTGGAGGTTAAGTTCGTGGAAGGATTTTCTGGTGATCATGGCGAGGAGCGGGCAGCCAACGTCTAGTTTTACTTCCATGGCGTATTGATCAATTGGAGATTCTTCGATTTCAATCACCGTGGCTTCCAAAGAATTGAGCACGCTGCTGGAAGCCGCTGGTGCTCCAACCACGACACTCACATCGCGGGCATGGATTTGGACTCGCAACAGGGAACCAACGGCCATTTCCTGTTTTGGGATGAAGAGTGATCGTCCGAAAAACTCCACACGGGTTAAACCAAACTCTGGCTCATGTTCCGCGACCCTGGTTTCAAGAATGGCGCCGACCATGTTCGGTTCGACCAGTCCCGGCAGATCTAACCTCGCAAAGACTTCCTGAATCGTTCCAGTAGCTGCCACCTTTCCATTTTTGATTAAGACCATGTGATTGGCCAGTTGTAACATTTCGTTGAGATCATGGCTGACATAAAGCACGGGAATTTGTAAATCTTGATTGAGACGTTGAATGAACGGAAGGATTTCTTTTTTTCGTTCTTGATCAAGCGAGGCTAACGGTTCGTCCATCAAGAGCAATTGTGGGCTAGTGAGCAAGGCTCGGCCAATTGCTACCCGCTGTTGCTCTCCTCCTGAAAGATGTTGGGTTCGACGGTCAAGAAGTTTGTCCAAACCTAACAAGTCGACCACTTGGTCAACGTGTATTTGTCGTTTGGATGGTTGAGTTCTCTTCATCCCATATTCAAGATTCTGTTTGGCATTGAGATGGGGAAACAATCGAGCATCTTGGAATACTAGCCCAACTCGTCTCTTTTGAATGGGAAGAAAGTTCTTTTCGTCTTGCCAAATATTCTTGCCGAATTTGAGATACCCTTTCGGCGCACGCGTTAATCCAGCGATGCATCGTAGTAATGTGGTTTTTCCACTCCCTGACGCTCCAAAGATCGCCACGGTTCCATCAAGCGGCATGATACATTCCACATTCAAATGGAAACCTGGATATTCAATCTGAAATTTGGCGTCGAGTTGATTCATGCGACGTGAACCGGCAGTCGCCTATTAATCGTATACACAACCGTCAGAATGACAAAACTAAATATGAGCAGAAACGCAGAAAGAAAATGCGCTTGGGAATATTCCAGCACTTCGACGTGGTCATAGATCGCAATCGAAAGAACTTTCGTCACGCCGGGAATATTGCCACCTACCATCAGCACGACTCCGAATTCGCCAAGGGTATGCGCGAAACCCAAAACAATTGCGCTTAAATAACCACGGATCGCCATCGGCGAGGCTACGCTAAAGAAAGCGTCGAGCTTTGAAGCCCCCAATGCCCAGGCGGCTTCTAACGGTTTTTTGCCGACGGCTTCGAATGCTCCATGTAGAGGTTGCACCACAAAGGGCAAGGAATAGAAGGACGAGGCGATTACCAACCCGGTAAAGGTAAAGGAAAGCGGTGATCCAGTTAGGTCCATCCAAAGTCCGCCAATGGGGCCAAGAGGTCCAAGGGCAATAAGAAGATAAAACCCGAGGACCGTCGGAGGTAACACCAGGGGGAGCGCCACGACCGCTTCGACCATGGTTCTGAATCGCGACTTCGTGAAGGCGAGCCACCATGCTAATGGTGTTCCGACAATCATTAAGACCAACACGGTCACTCCTGCTAATTGCATGGTGAGCCACAAGGGCCCCCAATCCATTTCAGGAAAATTCATCCCATTCCCCTAGGAAAATTCTTATTCAACCCCATACCCCAACTGTTCAATGAGGGCTTGAGCTTTGGGGCTTTTGAGATAATGTACAAATTCAATAGCGGCGATATTGCTTTTTCCTCTTGTCAGCAGCACCGCTTGTTGACCCAACGCATCATGAAAACTCTCCGGAACATCCCACCGGCTGCCCATGCCATTG
This window encodes:
- the modB gene encoding molybdate ABC transporter permease subunit translates to MNFPEMDWGPLWLTMQLAGVTVLVLMIVGTPLAWWLAFTKSRFRTMVEAVVALPLVLPPTVLGFYLLIALGPLGPIGGLWMDLTGSPLSFTFTGLVIASSFYSLPFVVQPLHGAFEAVGKKPLEAAWALGASKLDAFFSVASPMAIRGYLSAIVLGFAHTLGEFGVVLMVGGNIPGVTKVLSIAIYDHVEVLEYSQAHFLSAFLLIFSFVILTVVYTINRRLPVHVA
- a CDS encoding DEAD/DEAH box helicase; amino-acid sequence: MKFEKYPISDALKNNLSRLGFVRTTDIQFKAMPSIMAGEDVLAIAQTGTGKTAAFAIPIINQIDQWKRSQRSNGIQCIVMVPTHELAMQIGEVFAQLSKHTKVKAFAMYGGVEQDPQIHTLQKGIDVLITTPGRLFDLISQGYVLLNHVRTLVLDEADHMLDLGFIRDIHAIKRKLRHHHQTLFFSATINADIKKLAYSQVRTSAIRIQISPDNRVSKNVSHYVMFVEMDDKRFFLERFLTDNPESRVIVFVRTRVRAERVAKAMGRVGIDTLTIHGEKDQHDRAEVMKAFKAGACQILIATDVSARGIDIPDVHYVLNYDLPDKAENYVHRVGRTGRGVKKGIAISFCSKEEKPRLEEIQGFLDQEIDVIKLTKQDYALTVTHPSGEPSMEELRKEIEKDEEEQREKKKKRKPQKRKK
- a CDS encoding J domain-containing protein, with the translated sequence MINGKNYYQILGVPEDALLKEVQSAWRRLAKENHEDVVPEWERQAAKERMIVINEAYAVLSDENKRADYDNGHMLNGGSKIELVRSRVRRAKEIIQKPCSLITVEDIKMIESIIDYLERKNQEACFAKMSDLLLEQPSMAKYTVSLAFDEQLLNVETQLLDTLLEKASYVITFEKVYLYGEDIIGVTGKENKERNYNQLARILFHRQDLAKYFVYPAFQEQVSGCESSLLRTLLRVAPEVLTQEDFDNYVNSVNDIRWHIHHNLRSYNEQAIDWILRARPNLKRKPEKKKSKKELPFPLRSGS
- the modC gene encoding molybdenum ABC transporter ATP-binding protein produces the protein MFGASGSGKTTLLRCIAGLTRASKGYLKFGQDMWQDESTFLPIQKRRVGIVFQDARLFPHLNAKQNLEYGMKRIQLSDRHIHVEQVVELLGLEKLLERRGHQLSGGEQQRVAIGRALLISPQLLLMDEPLASLDQERKKEILPFIQRLNQDLQIPVLYVSHDLNEILQLANHMVLLKEGKVVATGPIQEVFARLDLPGLVEPNMVGAILETKVAEHEPEFGLTRVEFEGRSLFIPKQEMRVGAPLRVQIHARDVSLVVGAPAATSSVLNSLEATVLEIEESPIDQYAMEVKLDVGCPLLAMITRKSFHELNLHAGQKVHAHFKAVALI
- a CDS encoding phage baseplate assembly protein V translates to MYPALVNDVKDPDQLGRVQVELPWAPAAEVSGSTLPGVGKAPPLQVWARLACPMAGAGRGTWWIPDVGDEVLVAFEGGNPGAPYVVGALWNGQDQPPESMDGEGNNDLKTLKTRSGVRLRINDKEGQESMELRTPAGQRIEIKDGSGGQVHIMDTNGNVIKLTSSGIEISSSAKVKINASTLDVSAATVKLKAALVDCDGIVKCETMQAKSVIASSYTPGAGNVW
- the modC gene encoding molybdenum ABC transporter ATP-binding protein, which translates into the protein MNQLDAKFQIEYPGFHLNVECIMPLDGTVAIFGASGSGKTTLLRCIAGLTRAPKGYLKFGKNIWQDEKNFLPIQKRRVGLVFQDARLFPHLNAKQNLEYGMKRTQPSKRQIHVDQVVDLLGLDKLLDRRTQHLSGGEQQRVAIGRALLTSPQLLLMDEPLASLDQERKKEILPFIQRLNQDLQIPVLYVSHDLNEMLQLANHMVLIKNGKVAATGTIQEVFARLDLPGLVEPNMVGAILETRVAEHEPEFGLTRVEFFGRSLFIPKQEMAVGSLLRVQIHARDVSVVVGAPAASSSVLNSLEATVIEIEESPIDQYAMEVKLDVGCPLLAMITRKSFHELNLHAGQKVHAHFKAVALS
- a CDS encoding contractile injection system protein, VgrG/Pvc8 family, coding for MLETSDFSVSLRPEILIDGTVVEKLGEHLLEMQLTSSVQGHAVASARFLNWGSSSSSSEPNFLYFDQAYLDFGRKIMFRVKSGDSALILFSGQITAIEGHTTLSYPPEIVITAEDRLSDFGLLIRNRIFESVTDADILNVIAGEHGLTPQISLGGPTHERVVQFNQTDLGFCFERVRAAGGELWIEDNTLHAVTREERMSGPIDLAMGKNLIQFHARADLQGQGTELRVTGWDVGMKQRITGVGKDSSLGGSVSAGGQTAAKILKEFTGGHTLIHEVKSLPTSGEQAQTLAKQFYREKAGEFVRATGKALDHPELRVGTVVNISQVGSFFEGDYYLIAVTHSFSSLTGFQTEFVAERAWLNRKAPRRSKKEVTGDNTIRKKPILPRKPISTNPRNTSRPVVRRVPGAGQRRKRP